A stretch of Gorilla gorilla gorilla isolate KB3781 chromosome 9, NHGRI_mGorGor1-v2.1_pri, whole genome shotgun sequence DNA encodes these proteins:
- the ASCL3 gene encoding achaete-scute homolog 3 translates to MMDNRGNSSLPDKLPIFPDSARLPLTRSFYLEPIVTFHVHPEAPVSSPYSEELPLLPFPSDSLILGNYSEPCPFSFPMPYPNYRGCEYSYGPAFIRKRNERERQRVKCVNEGYAQLRHHLPEEYLEKRLSKVETLRAAIKYINYLQSLLYPDKAETKNNPGKVSSMIATTSHHADAMFRIV, encoded by the coding sequence ATGATGGACAACAGAGGCAACTCTAGTCTACCTGACAAACTTCCTATCTTCCCCGATTCTGCCCGCTTGCCACTGACCAGGTCCTTCTATCTGGAGCCCATAGTCACTTTCCATGTGCACCCAGAGGCCCCGGTGTCATCCCCTTACTCTGAGGAGCTGCCACTGCTGCCTTTTCCCAGCGACTCCCTTATCCTGGGAAATTACAGTGAACCCTGCCCCTTCTCTTTCCCGATGCCTTATCCAAATTACAGAGGGTGTGAGTACTCCTATGGGCCAGCCTTCATCCGGAAAAGGAATGAGCGGGAAAGGCAGCGGGTGAAATGTGTCAATGAAGGCTACGCCCAGCTCCGCCATCATCTGCCAGAGGAGTATTTGGAGAAGCGACTCAGCAAAGTGGAAACCCTCAGAGCTGCGATCAAGTACATTAACTACCTGCAGTCTCTTCTGTACCCTGATAAAGCTGAGACCAAGAATAACCCTGGAAAAGTTTCCTCCATGATAGCAACCACCAGCCACCATGCTGACGCTATGTTCAGAATTGTTTGA